A stretch of Lachancea thermotolerans CBS 6340 chromosome D complete sequence DNA encodes these proteins:
- the CFF1 gene encoding Cff1p (similar to uniprot|Q03629 Saccharomyces cerevisiae YML079W Uncharacterized protein with structural resemblance to plant storage and ligand binding proteins (canavalin glycinin auxin binding protein) and also to some plant and bacterial enzymes (epimerase germin)) translates to MPNYFESSTVDFAANCEVEFPQFVKFPATQPPDPLQNFINHFKLEKHAENGYFKETDRSPFILELSNQETDETNETMNNCNVMPTATQKPVYKGNRNFSTLIYYMLTPDAPVSKLIMNSSRNIHILQRGKGQFVLIYPDGSIKSFKVGFDYSKGEVSQWVVPGGVWKASFMIPNEEFDNGFLISEVVVPGFEYSDYKHFPGFKELVEFVGQEKAELLKPLL, encoded by the coding sequence ATGCCAAACTATTTTGAGTCGTCCACTGTCGACTTTGCGGCTAACTGCGAAGTCGAGTTCCCACAATTTGTTAAATTCCCAGCGACTCAGCCGCCAGACCCATTACAAAATTTCATCAATCATttcaaacttgagaaacatGCTGAAAACGGATATTTCAAGGAGACCGACCGTTCACCATTCATTCTAGAGCTTTCAAACCAGGAAACAGATGAAACAAATGAAACAATGAACAATTGTAATGTCATGCCCACGGCAACTCAAAAGCCTGTATACAAGGGCAACAggaatttttcaacattaaTATACTATATGCTCACACCTGATGCCCCCGTGTCCAAACTAATCATGAACAGTAGTCGTAACATTCACATTTTGCAGCGTGGAAAAGGCCAGTTTGTTCTTATTTACCCGGATGGTTCTATcaaatctttcaaagttggaTTTGATTATTCAAAGGGTGAAGTTTCTCAGTGGGTTGTGCCCGGCGGTGTTTGGAAAGCCAGCTTTATGATTCCGAACGAGGAGTTCGACAATGGGTTTTTGATAAGCGAGGTCGTCGTACCTGGGTTTGAGTACTCGGATTACAAGCACTTTCCTGGCTTCAAAGAGTTAGTTGAGTTTGTTggtcaagaaaaagccgaGCTACTCAAGCCGCTTCTATAA
- the VPS70 gene encoding putative zinc metalloprotease (similar to uniprot|P47161 Saccharomyces cerevisiae YJR126C VPS70), which translates to MEAHAESESQPLLHPTRTRENSVASLFARGRSNTINGLKTGYDTVKRHRIQFLYFSFASLVLYLTFTLAFLPRTSLSRDFRRLHFSKFTKAETYRIYLESLLRENQIERHLDAYTAERHLAGDQNALDYTVNELKALGFSPKIEKYYPWLNTPIDSGMSLWINGTLEFKSGMAEDALEEDSTSFSPFPTPAFHGYSANGNVTARFVYCNYGKNEDYEFLKNKGVHLEGMIHVIRYGVLFRGLKVKNAEKNGAAGVILYTDPYEDGQVTERNGFKSYPDGPARHASGFERGSVQFFTDFPGDPTTPGYASKSPETKRVSPGGKMPTIPSIPMSAKDISRILPYLNSRGCQFDVEGNIKGFEYYSGPSDEHTKLQVFNEQDYKVEEIFDVITEIPGILKGSSIIIGSHRDSWTTGGAADPGSGSSILLEVARGLSKLLEKGWKPLRTIKLISWDGEEPAMLGSTEYGENHAVKLQKQSLAYLNLDTVITGCIFRCEANPLLSEVLKEAASLTPFHGNPDYSLLEEWKNRTGGKVDVLGAGTDFMVFQNHLGIPSANFKFLSNEINDPVYQHHTIYDSLTWMKRFGDRNYESHNTMAIFTGISVLMLSENELVTFKTHDYAQLIQENFKKWHALLNKAFPNDQYIASESLKLSSLISLIADNASVKFDDNVTSLRKKVSQDFPWWKIYKKIAIFLRLSVANNKLKKVDRLFVTDRGLKDRGWMRHSIFAPEKESGYVGDVMPGLHEAIVAGDPQEILEWLHILTNQMSLIRELLEV; encoded by the coding sequence ATGGAGGCGCATGCAGAGAGCGAGTCGCAGCCTTTGCTGCATCCCACCAGGACGCGGGAGAACTCTGTAGCTTCTTTGTTTGCCCGAGGACGAAGTAACACAATCAATGGCTTGAAAACCGGATATGACACAGTGAAACGACACCGAATTCAATTTCTATACTTTTCCTTCGCCAGTCTAGTACTCTATTTGACCTTTACACTCGCATTCCTTCCGAGGACCTCGCTTTCAAGGGACTTTAGGCGCTTGCATTTCAGTAAATTCACCAAGGCAGAGACGTACCGAATATACCTAGAGAGCCTATTGCGGGAAAATCAAATAGAGAGACACCTTGATGCTTACACTGCAGAGAGACACTTAGCGGGAGATCAAAATGCTTTAGACTATACTGTGAATGAGCTGAAAGCACTTGGGTTTTCCCCTAAGATTGAGAAATATTACCCGTGGCTCAATACTCCAATCGACTCAGGGATGTCATTATGGATAAATGGGACGTTGGAGTTCAAATCGGGCATGGCCGAGGAtgctcttgaagaagactccACGAGTTTTAGTCCTTTTCCAACCCCAGCCTTTCATGGGTACTCTGCAAATGGTAACGTAACAGCGAGATTTGTCTACTGTAATTATGGGAAAAATGAAGATTATGAATTCCTTAAGAACAAGGGCGTTCATCTAGAGGGCATGATACACGTTATTAGATATGGTGTATTGTTCCGGGGATTGAAGGTAAAGAATGCAGAAAAAAATGGGGCAGCTGGTGTTATATTGTACACTGATCCATATGAAGACGGACAAGTAACCGAAAGAAATGGTTTTAAGTCTTATCCTGATGGGCCCGCACGGCATGCTAGCGGATTTGAGCGTGGGTCTGTTCAATTCTTTACCGACTTTCCAGGCGATCCCACCACGCCTGGATATGCATCTAAATCGCCGGAGACCAAAAGGGTCTCACCCGGCGGCAAAATGCCTACAATTCCATCAATTCCAATGAGCGCAAAAGACATTTCCAGAATTCTACCGTATCTGAACTCTCGAGGTTGCCAGTTTGACGTTGAAGGTAACATAAAGGGCTTTGAATACTACAGCGGACCCTCTGATGAGCACACAAAATTACAAGTTTTCAATGAGCAAGATTataaagttgaagaaatctttGACGTTATCACTGAGATACCAGGGATCTTGAAAGGAAGTTCGATTATAATAGGTAGTCACCGTGACTCATGGACTACCGGGGGAGCTGCTGACCcgggcagcggcagcagcattCTGCTAGAAGTTGCCAGAGGTCTTAGCAAActacttgaaaaaggctggAAACCCCTCCGAACCATAAAGTTGATCAGCTGGGATGGTGAGGAGCCCGCAATGTTAGGATCAACAGAATACGGCGAAAACCATGCAGTAAAGTTGCAAAAGCAATCATTAGCTTATCTGAATCTAGACACTGTGATAACTGGATGCATTTTTCGATGCGAAGCTAACCCTCTTTTATCGGAAGTACTAAAAGAGGCAGCTTCACTGACGCCTTTCCATGGAAATCCCGACTATTCATTGCTCGAAGAGTGGAAGAATCGGACAGGCGGTAAAGTTGATGTTTTAGGTGCAGGCACCGACTTTatggtttttcaaaaccattTAGGGATCCCGTCAGCAaatttcaagtttctttCCAATGAAATAAATGATCCCGTTTACCAACATCATACAATCTATGATTCTTTAACGTGGATGAAACGTTTTGGTGATCGTAATTATGAATCACACAATACCATGGCAATATTTACTGGAATATCAGTCCTAATGCTAAGCGAAAACGAGTTGGTAACATTCAAGACTCATGACTACGCACAATTAATACAAgagaatttcaaaaaatggcaTGCTTTACTAAACAAAGCATTTCCTAATGATCAATACATTGCTTCAGAATCCCTAAAACTTTCTTCGCTTATATCTTTAATAGCTGATAATGCCAGCGTTAAATTTGATGATAATGTCACTTCCTTACGCAAAAAAGTTAGCCAAGATTTTCCTTGGTGGAAAATTTACAAAAAGATTGCGATATTTTTAAGGCTCTCTGTTGCTAACAACAAATTAAAAAAAGTGGACCGCTTGTTTGTCACGGATAGAGGTTTAAAGGATCGGGGTTGGATGAGGCATTCTATATTTGCTCCTGAAAAGGAGTCTGGATACGTTGGGGATGTCATGCCTGGGTTACACGAAGCCATAGTGGCAGGTGACCCTCAAGAAATTTTAGAATGGCTCCATATCCTCACAAATCAAATGAGTTTGATCCGAGAGCTTTTAGAGGTTTAG
- a CDS encoding ARN family MFS transporter (similar to uniprot|P38731 Saccharomyces cerevisiae YHL040C ARN1 Transporter member of the ARN family of transporters that specifically recognize siderophore-iron chelates responsible for uptake of iron bound to ferrirubin ferrirhodin and related siderophores), whose amino-acid sequence MSKDNASSAHADLKNEVYVDVEKVTPGCTLKTTKSLVIRKTEIMAAQYDRWYHHAIILFSAFICGYGYGLDGSVRYVYTSYAVSSYSDHPLISTITVVTAIISAASQIVFARLSDVFGRLSLFITALLFYAVGTIIQSQATDVQKYAAGAIFWSTGYVGLLLILILILSDFSSLRWRLVYQFAPSWPYIINTWFAGTVTARANPQEHWSWDIAMWAFIVPLSALPMIFCMLHMRFKARKTEQWAAIKDEKSFFQSHGLIRTLVELFWKLDIVGVLLMTISVGCILAPLTLAGGVKSKWSNPHLIGPLVLGFVLLPLFMIWESKAAKYPVVPYGLIKDRAVWGALGCQFLIGFIYNAVAGYIYTILIVAVNESVKSATVISSLSSFVSTVASTFFSLYITRCTKLKGYIIGGCGIWMLAMGLFYHYRGGEFAHSGIVGAMVIWGLGDTLLIYPTTISVQSATSHDNMATVTALNYTLYRIGLATGAAVSGAIWSQTLYKALLSRLQSVEQASAAYSTPFEFILTYTWGTPERNAMVDAYRHVQRYESIVALVFTVPLLFFGLCLRDPPLTDKVAQEDIDDGEFLDKNHDDPIAEWLVGKYRRLANKNL is encoded by the coding sequence ATGAGCAAAGACAACGCAAGCTCGGCCCATGCGGACTTAAAAAACGAAGTTTATGTCGATGTTGAGAAAGTGACTCCCGGGTGCACtttaaaaacaacaaaatcatTAGTGATTCGCAAGACGGAAATAATGGCGGCTCAGTATGACCGCTGGTACCACCATGCAATAATACTTTTTTCCGCGTTTATATGTGGATACGGCTACGGACTTGATGGCAGTGTCCGTTATGTCTACACGAGCTATGCGGTTTCTTCATACTCTGACCATCCCTTGATATCAACAATTACAGTAGTTACTGCAATTATCAGTGCAGCTTCTCAGATCGTATTTGCTAGACTGTCTGATGTGTTTGGCAGATTATCGCTGTTTATTACAGCTCTTTTGTTTTATGCGGTTGGTACAATCATTCAAAGTCAAGCTACAGATGTCCAGAAGTACGCTGCAGGAGCTATTTTCTGGAGCACAGGATATGTTGGTCTTTTGCTGATATTAATTTTAATTTTGTCAGACTTTTCATCTTTGAGGTGGCGTTTGGTTTACCAATTTGCGCCTTCGTGGCCTTACATCATAAACACATGGTTTGCTGGTACTGTAACAGCCCGCGCGAACCCACAAGAGCACTGGTCATGGGATATTGCAATGTGGGCTTTTATTGTTCCACTATCGGCGCTTCCAATGATATTCTGTATGCTGCATATGAGGTTTAAAGCAAGAAAGACTGAACAGTGGGCTGCCATCAAAGATGAAAAGagtttctttcaaagccacGGTCTTATTAGGACATTAGTTGAGCTCTTCTGGAAGTTGGACATTGTTGGTGTTTTATTGATGACTATTTCTGTGGGGTGCATATTAGCACCTTTGACCCTAGCAGGCGGGGTCAAATCAAAATGGTCTAATCCTCATTTGATTGGCCCTCTCGTTCTGGGGTTTGTCCTTCTACCTCTTTTTATGATATGGGAGAGCAAAGCAGCGAAGTACCCAGTTGTACCATACGGTCTCATCAAGGACCGCGCAGTCTGGGGTGCGCTGGGCTGTCAATTTCTAATTGGTTTCATTTACAATGCTGTGGCAGGGTACATTTACACCATACTTATTGTCGCGGTGAACGAATCTGTAAAGTCGGCTACAGTTATATCCTCTCTGTCGAGTTTTGTATCCACAGTTGCTTCCACTTTCTTTTCGCTATACATTACAAGATGCACCAAGCTCAAGGGCTACATTATTGGAGGATGTGGCATTTGGATGCTTGCCATGGGACTTTTTTATCACTATAGGGGCGGCGAGTTTGCCCATTCTGGAATTGTTGGAGCGATGGTCATATGGGGTCTCGGTGACACTCTACTAATTTATCCCACTACAATTTCCGTCCAATCAGCTACCTCACACGATAACATGGCAACCGTTACAGCTCTAAATTACACACTTTATCGCATTGGCTTGGCCACTGGTGCTGCAGTTTCGGGTGCCATCTGGTCACAGACTTTATACAAGGCACTGCTTTCTAGACTTCAAAGTGTTGAACAAGCCTCAGCAGCCTATAGTACACCTTTTGAGTTTATTCTGACCTACACCTGGGGTACTCCTGAAAGAAACGCTATGGTAGATGCCTACAGACATGTCCAGAGGTATGAATCAATTGTGGCCTTGGTTTTTACCGTGCCCTTGTTATTTTTTGGGCTTTGCCTAAGGGATCCTCCATTGACCGATAAGGTTGCACAGGAAGATATAGATGATGGAGAGTTCTTGGACAAAAACCACGATGATCCAATCGCTGAGTGGCTAGTAGGGAAATACAGGCGTTTagcaaacaaaaatttGTAA